The genomic DNA TTAGTCGGAATCTTGATTGCCTTAATGGTTATTACGCGTTCGGTCTTACAACCGTTCTACATCTTAGGGACGTTGTTATTGGCTTACATTATGTCCTTGAGTATTACCCGTATCTTGAGCAACTGGTTCTTGGGTCAAAGCATGTTAACTTGGAACACACCGTTCTTCGGGTTCATCATGTTGATTGCCTTAGGGGTCGATTACAGTATCTTCTTGATGATGAAGTATCGTGAATTTGATAATTCGGCTGCCACACCAAGTACTCGAATTGTCAGAGCTTCCGCCGTCATTGGGGCCGTGGTCTTATCCGCTGCCTTGATCTTGAGTGGGACGTTCGCCGCCTTGATGCCATCCGGTGTCTTGACGTTGATCCAAGTGGCAATGGTTGTGATTATCGGCTTGATTATCCTGGTATTCGCCATTCCAACGATTATTCCAAGTTTGATTCGCTTAACTTATCCGTTGACGGATCGGATGGAAGACGAAACAACTGCTGACAAGCAGACGAAACGAAATCGCCAATAAAATAGTTAAGTTATGCGATAATGAAGTATAACCAACGGGCGCCGTTCAACCAATAGGTTGGGCGGCGTCTTTTTTAGGAGATGAGGTTAATGGAACGATGTGCATGGGCTAATTCGTCACTAGCAATGCAAGCGTATCATGATAATGAATGGGGTCACCCGCAGCATGATTCCCAACGGCTTTTCGAGTTACTGTGTTTGGAAACTTACCAAGCGGGGTTAAGCTGGCAAACGGTGTTAAATAAACGTGCTGCTTTCGATGAAGACTTTGCGGACTACAATATCGAGCGGGTGGCAGCAATGACGTCTGCAGATGTCGACCGCTTATTAACGGACGCTCGGATTATTCGTCACCGTCAGAAGCTAATGGCGACGATTAACAACGCGCGTGTGATTCGGGACTGGCCGGATGGTGATAACTTTGCTGATTGGTTGTGGTCATTTGTTGATGGGCATCCAATTCGACAGGCCTGGTCGTCGATTGATGAAGTCCCAGCAACGAATGCGCTTGCACAGCGTGTGTCTAAGGAAATGAAACGTCGGGGCTTCAAGTTTGTGGGGCCGACGACAATTTATTCTTATTTGCAAGCGACCGGTATTATTAATGATCATGTCATTGATTGCCCTTGGGCGCCTGAAAATAGGAGTGTATAAAATGAGTTAAAGCCATACTCGGTTATTACAATTGAGTATGGCTTTTTATTAACGGAAAATAACTTAAGTATTAACTTAGCTATTAATTACCATTTATAAATAAATACTTATTGATACTATAAAAAATAATTGACAAACAGTGTTGGAATTTGCTAAGATACGGCGTATGATTCAACGGAAGAATTAATATATCAATAGGGGTGTGCTGAGGTGGGAAAGTTAAAGTATTGGGGATTTTTGCTGGGACTATTAGTTTGGGGAATGAGTGTGGCGACAACGACTGTCCGAGCCGATGCACTGGATGAAGTGCCTGCCAAAGCATTGAATCTGGATGGCCTATTTGAAGTTGGACAATTCGATAAAAACAGCGCGTCTAAGATAGCGGTTACAAAGTTGAACGGTGAACAAGCCCACGTTTTTGAACTGAATCATGACAATAATCAGGTTGGTGCCATCTGGTCAACACCAGTCAATCGCTTTAATATGAACGTGGATAATAAAATAACGATGTGGGTCAATCTAGCGGCCAGTGAAGGATTAGCATTAGTTTTGCAAAATGATCCACGTAAGACAGCGGCAATCAGCCGTTTTGGAACTAAGAATATTATTGGTGAAAACTTGGGTGTTTATGGAACGGATACTTATCATCGTAAGACCGCACCGGCGACAATTGCCAAGACAGCTATTCAGAAAAGTTGGGCACTGGAAATTGATACTAAGGTCAATAACGGGGGATTCTTAGGACTTTATCAACGTGGTAATTCATTTGATGAGAAGATGCATAAGAATCACCTAGCATCAATCTATCCAGCTGCCCCTGAAACGTATACTCAACGTGGAGGGCTAACCACAGCCTATCATTTTGAGCAGAACCATCAGGCAGCTCAAGAACGACTTAAAGTTAATAGTGGTCAATGGTATCCAGTAAAACTGACGTGGTCAGCTAAAAACAAAACGATGAGCTATTCGTTCGATGGTGGGCCCGTCAAGATTTTCCAAATTGACACGCAAGTTTTTGGAAAGAGCTTTCGAAACTTGACTTGGGGTGTAACTAGTACGGCTACGGCGAATAATACGCGCGCACTAGTTGCTTTTGAGACATTACCACACCCGATTGAAGTTGAATCGGACTTGAATGTTAGAAATCTAACGCAAGCACTTCCCGTTTATGAAGGCAGCTGGGTCCGCGGTGGCGATGAGCTTGAGTATGAGTATGTCCTTAGTTACTTGGGTGGTGACAATGATTGGCAACGGGTCGAGGCAAACTTAGCCTTGCCGGCACACGTGGTTTTTAGTGAGGCCAATATCCGTTATGAGGACGGTCATGAAGAAGTAGTTGGGTTGCCTGAAGATGATAAAAAGGCAGTGGAACGAATTCAACATTCACTCAGCCAGGCGCTCTCCGCGAATAATCGGCATGCATACATCACACTTAAGGGAGAGGCCGAACGAGTAACACAAGATACTAAAGTGGCGGATGATATCAGTTATTTTGTTGGTCATGAAAAGCAATCTGATACGCCAACGCCGCACTTTACAATTACGACGGGTAAATCAGTCGGATTGATGGTCGAACCAATTAAACCAGTAAAAAAAGGTGAAGGTGCGACGGTTAAGGGCCAAATTAGGCTCAATGATGAAAGTGACTTTGACAACGAAGGTATGCGCGTTGAAGTTAAGCTGAATGGTGAACGGCTCGAAGATTATTTGTTGGATCCTGACGAAGCAGCCGGCTACGTAGAGTTGGACTTTGATCCAGAAGAGTTAAATGAAGGTGAAAATGAATTAGTGTTACGCGCACGCAGCAAGGATAATGCGGTATCTGATCCAGTGACAGTTACGGTGTTAGTGCTCAATGGTGAATTACGGATTAAATCTTATAGTGAAAACAGTACGTTTGAAACAGTTAAGTTATCGGGAGCAACTCAAATCAGTCGGCCACAGGACATGCAACTCGTTATTGTTGATGAGACTGGGAGTAATAACAAATGGCGGTTGGATGTTGCGGCAACTGAGTTCAAAACGGCACAGGGAGCAAAGTTAGCTGGTGGACTATACTATCATGATGGTGAGCAGATGAAGCCAGTTACTGAGAACAATGCGCAAGTAGTCGTCGAAAAGCGGACTAATGTGGGGGAGGATTATCATGTCACAAAGGACTGGTCTACACAGCAAGGGCTAATGATTCAAACTAGCCCAGAGGCAATACCTGGCCAGTATCAAAGTACCATTAAGTGGACGTTAAATTCAGTCCCAGGGAAGTAATACGTGGTGGTACCATGCAATAATTACCAGTTAGCTAAGGTGGCAGATTAAGCGACCAGCAAAATTTTTGCGACAGTATTTCAGATATAATGCTGAGATGCAGATTCGCCTCAACTGAGTTTCAGTTTATGGAGCTGAGTGGCCAAATTGGTCCTCAGTTCTTTTTTTATCAGTTAGTAGCGTCGCTGGATGGCGCTACCCATCGCTTTAGAGCAATCGTATAACTGAATTAAAAATATTCGGTAACAAGCCCATAAATAACCTAATCGTGTTCACAAATTAGTCAGATTTCGCGTGTACTTTAAAAGTTGTGAACGCAATTGTCATACCAATACTTTATCTGAAGGAGGGTTTAAGCGTGAATTTCTTTAAACGCGCATGGCTCAATTTAA from Lactiplantibacillus paraplantarum includes the following:
- a CDS encoding DNA-3-methyladenine glycosylase I, whose translation is MERCAWANSSLAMQAYHDNEWGHPQHDSQRLFELLCLETYQAGLSWQTVLNKRAAFDEDFADYNIERVAAMTSADVDRLLTDARIIRHRQKLMATINNARVIRDWPDGDNFADWLWSFVDGHPIRQAWSSIDEVPATNALAQRVSKEMKRRGFKFVGPTTIYSYLQATGIINDHVIDCPWAPENRSV
- a CDS encoding lectin-like domain-containing protein — encoded protein: MGKLKYWGFLLGLLVWGMSVATTTVRADALDEVPAKALNLDGLFEVGQFDKNSASKIAVTKLNGEQAHVFELNHDNNQVGAIWSTPVNRFNMNVDNKITMWVNLAASEGLALVLQNDPRKTAAISRFGTKNIIGENLGVYGTDTYHRKTAPATIAKTAIQKSWALEIDTKVNNGGFLGLYQRGNSFDEKMHKNHLASIYPAAPETYTQRGGLTTAYHFEQNHQAAQERLKVNSGQWYPVKLTWSAKNKTMSYSFDGGPVKIFQIDTQVFGKSFRNLTWGVTSTATANNTRALVAFETLPHPIEVESDLNVRNLTQALPVYEGSWVRGGDELEYEYVLSYLGGDNDWQRVEANLALPAHVVFSEANIRYEDGHEEVVGLPEDDKKAVERIQHSLSQALSANNRHAYITLKGEAERVTQDTKVADDISYFVGHEKQSDTPTPHFTITTGKSVGLMVEPIKPVKKGEGATVKGQIRLNDESDFDNEGMRVEVKLNGERLEDYLLDPDEAAGYVELDFDPEELNEGENELVLRARSKDNAVSDPVTVTVLVLNGELRIKSYSENSTFETVKLSGATQISRPQDMQLVIVDETGSNNKWRLDVAATEFKTAQGAKLAGGLYYHDGEQMKPVTENNAQVVVEKRTNVGEDYHVTKDWSTQQGLMIQTSPEAIPGQYQSTIKWTLNSVPGK